DNA from Natrarchaeobaculum sulfurireducens:
AAGTGCCTGATTGACCTGCTCTGGGTCAGATGGGGGCTGCGTGACACGATAGACTGTGCCGTCGTAGTGGAACTTGAGCTCGTCCTTGGACTCGTTCAGGTGCATTGTCGGGACATCGAACACCTGTTGTGCGTACCGCTGGAAGGCATCTGGCGTTGTCGTCAACGTGTCATTCGACACCGTCGCATCGAAATCGGTCATCTGCGACAACGTATCAACTGTCGACTCTTCGTACCCGCGTAGAGACAAGGTGATGCGGTCCTGTGGCGCATCTTCTAAGTCCGGATCCTTCTTGCTAGATTCGCCTTCTGAATCGAGCTCTGCCTCCTCTGATTCCTGTTCTGCGGCGGTATCTGTACCTCCATCGAGTGCGAGATCCACTGTTTCAACTTCTGCATCGATATGGTCCGCCAGACGACCGTGAACCTCTCCCAGTTCGTCTTGTGTCCCCACACGTCCTTCGGTGTACAGTTTGATTACCTCTTCCCGGTCATCGTCCGAGAGTTCGAGTTGTTCGGAGAGATCTTCCAGGAAGGGTCCGCCACTGTTGTATGAGTCTCGGTGATCGCGATAGAGTTCCTCGAATTCCCCGTAGAGATTACTGTCTGTCTTCGTATCATAGACGACGCCTACGTTGGTCTGATTCGACCATGCATTTCGCGAGAGATTCGGAGAGCCAACGATGACTTTTGCTGGTGTACCGTCACCGGTGTCCTCGAGTTCGGATTCATCCGTAGCCTTTCCGCCGAGGGTCATCTGATCTTTATCACCGTCCTCATCCTCTCCTTCTAAGACAGAGTCGTCGTACTCGATGAGATACAGCTTGGAGTGGACCTCCTTGTTCTCACAGAGGTAGATTACGAGCTTGCCTTCACTCCTGAGTTGTTCAAGCCGATCTGCGAGATCCGGCTTGTCGATGAGGCGCTCTCGGTAGTCAGAGACGTCCCCAACGACCACCTCCAGGGACTCCAAGTCGTCGAGGTCTTCGAAGAGATCCAGAATAAACTCGGGGGAGTCACAATAGGTGACGACACGCATTCGTTTTGCACCATCGAATACGTCGGAGAATGACCGCCAGCTCTTGAAAATCTCGACGTGGCTGTGATCACTGCTTCTGGTATCAAGGGGAACGTCGAACTTCATTGGATTCGAAATTGGACCTTCATCATTTAGGTGTAGTCCGGCCGAGGTTCGTTAGGGCCACTTTCCGTACGACAATCTGTAGGTTCGATCCATCCAGCTGTAATCTCGGCTCGTTTGTGGGATGGATTCCGACTCGTGTGTTCATATGCCATCCTCTTTGAGGCCACCAATACTCTGTCAGGAAATAAATGTTCCGACTAGAACCATCTCAAACACGGTATTATGAAAATACTACCATCAAAAAGTAGTTATATCTCTAGTCTGGTTGAGGTACTATGGCAACAGATACCCTGACCGCGAGTAATCTCGTCGCGGCGGAACGAGATGGCGAGTACGGTCTTACAGTCCCGTTGCGGATCGACAAGGTCGAACGAACCCCAGACCACGACTGGTGGGCGCAGCTTGTACACTGTTCAGATGTGCTGGGGACGCACGTGAAGATCACAGTTTTCGACGATGACGACTGCGATCTCGTTGACTACTCCTTTGAAGAAGGCACCTGGTATGAATTCGACGACGTCAACCCTGACGTGTACCAGGGAACCATCGGTATCAAAGCAAAGTGGGATCGGCAGGTCCGCCAGCTCTCTGGGCGACCAGAGAGGTCGCCTTCAGACACGACTGACATTGTTCGTCGACTTGGTGCAGTCGATGCCATTGCAGCACTCGACATCGAGACGATTACGACTGTTTCCGAGCGAGAACTCGAACCACCAAACCCAGACCATCAAGAACTACTCTGTATCGGCGTTGGATACCGAGGTAGTCCGAGCGAGGAGATTGAGGCTGAGGTCCTCTTCCGTGAAGGCGAGACGGCTTCTGCGGAACTCGACGCTATTGAGTCGGTTGTGAACTGGCTCGATGCGAGGAATGTCGATGTTCTCATCACCTTCGGGGGCGCGTGGTTCGACCTCCCAGTCTTGGTGGGTCGTGCGGAACGGGCAGCTGCGGAAATCGGTGAGCCTGGACGAGCAGAGAATGTACGTACAGCACTCGAGTCCTACTACCATGCCGACCTCTCGTCGGCAAAGAATCGGGTGCTGGGGGAAGGTTCACTTGAGGATATGGCTGAACATATTGGATCGCCCGCACCGAAGACGCTCTGGACGGATTACGAAACTGGCCTTGAACCGCAGACGTGGCGCGAGAGTCAGTGGGAGATCATGCGAGAGGAAGACAGCGACCCCCCGTCTGACGATCTTGGGGATCCCACCGTATTCAATAGCGATATTCCATACTTCGGTGAGGCGTGGCTAACGGCTAGCGCAGCAGGAGAGGACAACCGAGCCTCGAACCTGTACGCGTGTCTCCAAACCTATACGCTCGCAGACATCCATCCCTTGTTCGCTATAGCTGACGATGAGCGGTCGACCGGTCAACCGTCATTCTCGATGACCTACTAGCGGCCTCCGTTTTCTTGACGCCATTCTTCCCCGCAGGGAAGGGAACTGTGCTGGCACCACCTACAGTGTTCTCCAGTCTCGTACCCGCTGAACGATGTCTCATTGATTCGATCCATCGTCGTCGACACTGCTGCTCGTACTGAATCTAATTCACCTTCATCGAACGAACGGGTCTCGATTTTCGGACCGATATTGCCGACATAGGCGTATCCCGCGCGGGTAATCGGTTCCTCGTAGAGGTCACGACAGGCGAGCAGGTACAGTGGCAGCTGCTTGTTCTCGTCAATGTCTCGGTGACGCTCGGTGGCTTTGTAGTCGATGACGACCAACTCACTGTCCGGGGTCCGATAGACGGCGTCGATAAACCCGACGAGTTCGTGGCCATCCACTTCTAGCTGGAACTCTCGTTCAGCATCGACGATTTCCCAGCCGCTTAGATCGAGGTCGAAATACCGGTCGATGCATTCCTTCGCGACCGGTAATTCATCCGTGGCACGCCGTTGTCCGGCCAGCCGCTCACAGATAGCGTACCATTCTGCTCGCTCTGCTGCCTGTTCCTTCGCAGCAATCTCTGCGGTATCGTGAAACAGAAGCCCGACTATCCGCTGTGAGATACCGTCTCCGCCATAGCCGTTCTCGCGGTAGTCGGAGAACCCGTTGACGACGTAGTCCAGGAAGTGCTGTCGGGGGCACTCCTCGTAGGCCTCAAGTGAGGTGTAACTGTGCTGGAGTGCCGGGTTTGGGGTCATTGGCCCAGTCAGGGCGTCAATTGAAAATCGTCGGTTCTCAGGTTCTCTCTCTATTGAGCCTTCTATGAGCTTGTTTCCGAATGTGATTACCCGGTCTCGTCCGTCTGATGCTGAGAGCTTCTCAGAGCCGTACGTCACTTGTCCAGAGACATCCCCAACTACCGTGCTCGCGAGGGAGGCTGTCCAATCAGCATGGTCCGATGGAAGGCACTCCTGCAAATCGCGCCAGATCGGGAGATGACCGCTACCTGGCCGCCAGGGAACGGATTCTGGGAGGATGCTCTCGACAGCATCGTGTACGGGCCTTTCGTCGTCAGTGTCGTCTTCATCCCTGCTCCCGTGGAGTACGAGTATCTCTTCGGCGCGGGTGATCCCTACGTGGAGTATCCTACGGGCTTCATTGGCATCTTGAGCGACGGAATCTTTGTCGAATGCTGATTCTGGACCTTCAGACAGTGCTGACTCGAATGTATCGTAGGTTCGTGACCCTGGTTCCCACTCGTCAGCGGTCAACCGGGGCATCAGAACCACGGGAAAGTCGAGTCCCTTACTCTTGTGAATGGTCATGACGTTGACCGCGTCGTCGGCCAGTTCTGGCTGACTTGTCGGTGCCGACCCGCTCTCCTCGAGGAGCGAGTCATAATGCTGCAGCGAATCGATGAATTGCGGCGTGAGTGGGGGCTGTACAGCGTCGTTTCCATACTGGTCGATAATCTCGTCCAGCTGCGCCAGGTCACGACGCTCTTGCTCGCTGAGGTACCAGTCGATGTTGGTCAGGCGTTTGAGTTCCCGGTAAAGGTGGCTGAGGGAGGCTGTTTCACGTAGTTTGAGAAGGCGAAAAATGTGTTCTCGTACTTCCTGAATACGGTTGGGCTCATCGAATACTTCGAGGGGTTGGTTGCATACCCCAGCATATGTACCGTCATCGTGGCTATTGACACGACGCAGATCAGCATCGGTGAGACGGTAACGCATCGTCAGTACCCGGTTCCAGCTTACGTCGTCTTCTTCGGGACGTGCCAGCGCCTTTAGATAGGCGACGACGGTGCCGACCCCGATTGATTCGGTGGAGAGGTCCCCCGCAACCTGATAGGGAATTCCTGCCTCGTCGAACCCTTCGAGAATTGGGGTTGCGTGGTCGTTATTCCGAACGAGGAGTGCGATTTCCCCCGGATCGTACGCCCGATCTAGTGCTTCTGCATAACCACTCAGAAGATTTCGGGTGACAGTTACCAACTGCTCAGCTCGGTCGCCTTCGTCGTCGGCTTCCTCCACGACTGCGACCGTGTCTCCGTCGAAGTCGGGTTCGTGGACACGTGTGAGCGTTTTGGTACTCCGCCGATCCGCTAACCGCTCTAGTGCTTCATTTGCGAGGTCGAGAATGGGCTGACGTGACCGGAAGTTCTGTTCTAGCGGTTCGTCTTCGAGATCGGGCCCGAAGACGTCGTCGAGTTCGTCAGTGATGTTCGCGACGTTCGCGCCGCGCCATTCGTAGATTGCTTGGTCGTCATCGCCCACGACGAATAGGCGATCTTCTGAGACGAGGGACGTAATGAGGCCGAACTGGAGACGATCGGTGTCCTGGAACTCGTCACAGAAAACGTAGTCCCATCGATCGCCCAGTCCCTCTCCGACGTCAGTCTCGAGCAGCTCTACTGTCTTAACCACGAGACCATCGAAGTCAAGCAGATTTCGCCGGTCGAGCTCTCGCTCGTATGCCTCATACCCTGCGTTCAAATCCAGGGCAGTTTTACACTCGCTGAGGGCATCTCGGAGATAGTCTGTCAGTTCGAGCTTCAGGTCGTTTGGTATCCCGCTCGGAGCTCCACTACTGTACCCTCCAAGCAGATATTTCGGCAGCTTGTGTGCATCCTCGGGAAGCGACCGCTCACCAGCCTCATGCTCCTCAAACGCCACTTCGAGCGCGTCACAGAGGTCAACGAGTCGGTTGAGGAAGTCTTTAATGCTCGCCTCTAATCCTTCATCGCGGAGGGTATCCCGTTCTGCGACGAGGTCGGCTCGTGTATCCGAAATGCCGTCGAGGACGGTCGAAACTGAACGGCCACCAAGATGGTCGCCTGCAATCTCCTCAATACGATCTGGCACAGCATCGAGTTCATAGACTTGTTCCGGTGATCCGAGATATTCCTCGATCTCTGCGGGCGAAATCCCACTTCGCTTCATCGACCCGATAAACGAGAGGAGTTTCGATGCGACGCCGCTCCCGTATGAATCTGGGCCGTAGACATTGGGTTTGACGGCACGGTATTCGATCTCGTCGAGGACGTCGAGTACGATGACGTACTTTTCAGCATCCGTTGCGATCTCGAAGTCTGGATCTAATCCCGCGTCATAGGCATAGTCCGTCAGTATCTCGTTGCAGATAGAGTGGTATGTGTACGCGTCGACGTCGTAACCTGCTGGTCCGAGTTTTACGTTGAGTTTCTCACGCATCGAATCAGCGGCGTTGTTGGTGAAGGTCAACGCGAGAATCCGATCCGGAGAGACCCCGTGTTCATCGATGAGATTCTCGATTTTCCGGACCATCGTGAACGTCTTTCCAGTACCCGCACCCGCGAGTACTCGCATAGGGTACCGCTCCGACTCGATTATCGTCCGCTGCTGTGGCTTCGGATCCTCATCGTCTTCGATGGTTGGGAGCCAGTCAGGCACGTCGTCGCTCATCGCTGCACCCCCTCCGCGAGAGATTCTACGCACATCTCTCGGAACGTGCAGTCGGGACAGGCCTCATCGTGAATGAGTGGGAATGGATCTGGGTCGTGAGAACCGCTCGTAATCCCTTCGTGTGCACGTCGCAGGAGATTCCATATCGTGTCATGATACTCTTCGTAGATGTCCGTCGTATCGCGTGGATAGCCCCGTACAGAGATTTCGTATCCGTCTGGTGTGCTTTCGAACGACGTCCGATTCAGGAGACCGTAGAAACTGAATCGAACATTCATCCCATCCTCGTAGAGGTCAGACTGTTTGACGCCCTCGATGTATGTGGCCGCCTGAAATGCGTTCCTGACTCTCTTCGGGTCATGATCCGTTCCGTTTAGGTGATCCTCGAGGACGCTCGCAGTATACGACGTGATCACGTCATTGAGGTTCCGTTTGTAATCGATGACATGGAGACCTTCGTCAGTACGGAGGATGTTGTCGGCTCTCCCACGCAGTCCGAGGCCGTTCTCCACGCATTCGAGCCACTTCTCCGTCGCGATCGATTGACGAGCGTGATCAATGCCGTGGCCACCATCCGGGTCAAAAAAGGTCTTGATAGCCTCTAGATTTTCGAGGCGCTGGTATTCCTGGTGGGCGTTGGACGCGTACTCATCCGGGTCGATATGCTCTCTCCATTGCTCTGGGAATGCCTCTACTGCCCGATCGTAGATGAGATGGGCGTCATCTTCTGGACTAGTTGCTTCACAGACAACCTCGATTGTTCCGTGATAGGCACGCCCCTGATTCAGGTACAACCGTGTCTTCTCTGGGGTGTTGACCTTCTGTACGTACTCATAATCGAACTTCCGCTGGCAGTCCGCGTAGGTCGCAAGACGCGACGGCGAAAGGAAGGTAACGTCAGTCACGACGAATCCCTCCGGCAGCGAACTCGATACGTGCTTGCAGCGCATCCCGAAGCTGCTCGCCACGGGTTCCGCTTTCACTGAGGAGGTGCTGAATCTCCGAAAGCTCAGTTTCGACCTCGTCGAGAGAGACCGTCACATCCTGGCTGTGAGAGCGACGGACGTCTGCAAGGGCGTTGTCGATCCGAGAGAGCAGGTATTCTTCCGCTCTTCGCTCGCTCCTGATCTCTGATTCTGTCGCCTCTTTCACCCACGGCAACTGCCGATAAGCGTCCGTGAGAAACCGCGACGGCTGAGCACGCTCTTCCAGTGCGGTGTCTTTGTGATTGTACAGACAGAAGTACAGGCGGTCGCCAGCAGCGGTTGCTCCGATGGCGAGCCGCCGCCGCGCGTGCTCTGCATGGTATCGTCGGAACGAGCGGCTTGACGCTGTCGAGGACGTCGGGAAGGTGTTGGTGACATCTTCCGCCTCGACCTGTGTTACGCCCGGATAGTCCGGCATCTCTGAGAGGCGTTCTTGGGAGAACAACCGAGTCAGGGAAGGTGATCCAGGGTACTCTTCGTCGACGATGTCCAGCAAAAAGACTGCTCGGAAGGTTCCGTTTTTAATCGCCTGTAAGTGATCGACCCGGACACCTCCGTCAAGTTCGGTCGAACTTGTTTGGTTCTGTTGAGGGGCATACTCGTGAGCCCGTTCAAGCATCGAGGCGAACGACTTCCAGGTCGTTTCGATGAACGACGTGTCTTCTACGAACTCCGCCATAGCGAACGCCCGCCGAACGTTCCCGAATTGGGCACGAACGTTCAGTGGGGACGTCTCCTCAGCAATTCGAACCTTCATGTTTGACTCGGTTGCCCACCGTCGGAGCGGACTCGAGAGGCCCTCCATCTGCTCGATAGAGGCCAGAATCGATTCGTCTAAGACCGAGGCTTCCAGCAGCTCTATTCGAGTATCGTCATCATCGGCTGCCAGATAGCGAACGACTTGTAGTAGCTCTCGAATCGCGGGGTCATCGCCGAACCCTGTGACAGTCGAGGACTCTGTCGGAACCCCTGTCTGCTGGAAGGCACGAAGCGTCTCGATTACTGCGGAACCGCTCTGTTTCAGTGCGACGGCGAAATCCTCGTACTCCCAGTTCTCTCGATCTCTAAGCCGCTCGATTTCATCGGCGACTTTCTTGATCTGTTCGTCGGCGGTTTCTGTCGGAATAACGTTCACCTCCCCCGCCTCGGGATCTTCGTGAACGGTTTCATTCGCTAGGTACGCACCCGTCGCATCCGGACGAGATGGGGGCGCTGTCCTTGCAGTAGACTCTGTCCTCGAAAATGAGACGTAGTCAGTAATTGGCCCCGGCTCGATCCATGTACGCCGAACACTTGCGTTCTCTTCTGCTACACATACGAGTTCCAGCCCATTTGCTAAGGTAGCGAGATAGCGACGGTCAAGCGGCAAGAATTCCTCAAACTCGACGGTGAGGATTGCCTCGACATCCACTACGTCGTCTCGTTTCTCGGTCTCCGATAGCGCCGCATTCGCCTCAGTGATTAGCTGGCCGCGTTCCAGGTGGTCATGTTCGCTGAGCCATTTGTGGAACGCTTCCACGAGTTCTGCAACTTCGACTAGCTCTGGTGTCTTCTCAAAGGAAACATCCTGCCACGTGATAGTTTCCATGAGCTGGGCGATATCACTCAGGAAGGAGGGTTGTTCGGCTGCACGCTGGAAATGCTCGCTGTCCCACTCTTGATCTTCGAGGAACCGATGGACGAGTTCGCGACGAATCGCGTCGGAGAGGATCGCCCGGTCATCGGTCTGGTTTACGACGTCGGTCGCTTGAACGACTAAAGACGTTACTCGCGGGACTGCTGCACCGGGTGTTGTATCTTCGAGTTCGTCCCGAAACGTATCCATGCTAGTCGGCGACCCGGTGATGACGAGGATGTCCTCTGGGCCGTATTCGTTGAGCAACGACTCATACTGTTCAATTACCGTGGATATGAGATCTCCAGTGCCAAATGGAACGGTAATCAAAGTCCCCTCAAAGTACTGTACCTCAGACACGCTTGACACCCCATAGGTTCACCTGTCCTTCCATGATAGGTTTCGAACTGCTCCAGATTCCCGTTATCTGAGCGCTTGAGTCTGAATTAGGATACACTCTGAAAGAGGATCTTGCTGGATGAATATACATCATACTGAAAGGTCTCACATTCCACCTACAAGAACGTTCGTGCTACGCTAAAACTGAAAATTGGACCATTCAGATGGTACATATTTATATTATGCCAGAGTGAAGTTCCTATATGACAGACCCATCTGATGGTTCTGATTTCATTGCAGATGCTGAATGGCACAACGAATGGTGGGATACAGATGCTGGTTCATTATCTGAGTTAGAGGAAACCGCTTCTCTAGACCCTCGATCGGATTTGCTCAAGGTTCTTCAGTCAATTGACGAGGAGCGAGAGAACGGAACCAAGAGTCTCGTATATCCAATTTATGGGCCAACCGGAATCGGGAAGACGACGCTTCTCCAACAATTCATCGCTGCAATCCTTCATTCAGACATTGTCGAATTCTCTCCAGGACACCGTGATTTAGATATCGTTGGGTCTATTGATCCACGTCAGATCCTCTATGTTCCTCTTGAGGATTCTCTCTACCATCTCGAACCCTCGAGCAGTGCTGTGGAAAAATTAGAAAACGTTATCGACTACTTCCGTTCCCATGTGGCTCCCCGCCGAGGCCGCAAGTACATCATCCTCGACGATATCGGTGCTCTACGACTCGATGAAAATGAACAGAGTGCGCTTCTGGACCTCGTAGACGATGATACCTATCTACTGCTGACCGGTATTGTAGAATCGCAGGTCGATCTGCGTGGTATCTCGGCTTCGAGCGAGCCCAAACTCAATTATCCTC
Protein-coding regions in this window:
- a CDS encoding tyrosyl-DNA phosphodiesterase, which codes for MKFDVPLDTRSSDHSHVEIFKSWRSFSDVFDGAKRMRVVTYCDSPEFILDLFEDLDDLESLEVVVGDVSDYRERLIDKPDLADRLEQLRSEGKLVIYLCENKEVHSKLYLIEYDDSVLEGEDEDGDKDQMTLGGKATDESELEDTGDGTPAKVIVGSPNLSRNAWSNQTNVGVVYDTKTDSNLYGEFEELYRDHRDSYNSGGPFLEDLSEQLELSDDDREEVIKLYTEGRVGTQDELGEVHGRLADHIDAEVETVDLALDGGTDTAAEQESEEAELDSEGESSKKDPDLEDAPQDRITLSLRGYEESTVDTLSQMTDFDATVSNDTLTTTPDAFQRYAQQVFDVPTMHLNESKDELKFHYDGTVYRVTQPPSDPEQVNQALVEIEDYFATVDNYGNSNNPTAVKAHMYEALLWFFWAPFANRQAAFYREHGINLDKALPYLYVFGESNGGKGTFCRFALSLISGNRVEAPVDADEIGKRKVRNLRSAHTSFPVVVDDITKQKVNSLDTLRNYWSGWTGETAYPMFAFISNDKRPGEWFRNRAKILRFDVNFMTSHQGEAEVNRLIDTENPIFQWFGYEYLNRDLVLGTDSDALREVRAAMQDLYEHADRPLPDYFPTEPAEKAYDTGRERWRNLIDREDVEITKDSDTLQVTFPESMNFELHEYKRDPPMTIRIEKRGLDLIIKTPDEFFDWLGETSTEDSREGFLSRARNLLSQ
- a CDS encoding 3'-5' exonuclease family protein, with amino-acid sequence MATDTLTASNLVAAERDGEYGLTVPLRIDKVERTPDHDWWAQLVHCSDVLGTHVKITVFDDDDCDLVDYSFEEGTWYEFDDVNPDVYQGTIGIKAKWDRQVRQLSGRPERSPSDTTDIVRRLGAVDAIAALDIETITTVSERELEPPNPDHQELLCIGVGYRGSPSEEIEAEVLFREGETASAELDAIESVVNWLDARNVDVLITFGGAWFDLPVLVGRAERAAAEIGEPGRAENVRTALESYYHADLSSAKNRVLGEGSLEDMAEHIGSPAPKTLWTDYETGLEPQTWRESQWEIMREEDSDPPSDDLGDPTVFNSDIPYFGEAWLTASAAGEDNRASNLYACLQTYTLADIHPLFAIADDERSTGQPSFSMTY
- a CDS encoding ATP-dependent helicase, encoding MSDDVPDWLPTIEDDEDPKPQQRTIIESERYPMRVLAGAGTGKTFTMVRKIENLIDEHGVSPDRILALTFTNNAADSMREKLNVKLGPAGYDVDAYTYHSICNEILTDYAYDAGLDPDFEIATDAEKYVIVLDVLDEIEYRAVKPNVYGPDSYGSGVASKLLSFIGSMKRSGISPAEIEEYLGSPEQVYELDAVPDRIEEIAGDHLGGRSVSTVLDGISDTRADLVAERDTLRDEGLEASIKDFLNRLVDLCDALEVAFEEHEAGERSLPEDAHKLPKYLLGGYSSGAPSGIPNDLKLELTDYLRDALSECKTALDLNAGYEAYERELDRRNLLDFDGLVVKTVELLETDVGEGLGDRWDYVFCDEFQDTDRLQFGLITSLVSEDRLFVVGDDDQAIYEWRGANVANITDELDDVFGPDLEDEPLEQNFRSRQPILDLANEALERLADRRSTKTLTRVHEPDFDGDTVAVVEEADDEGDRAEQLVTVTRNLLSGYAEALDRAYDPGEIALLVRNNDHATPILEGFDEAGIPYQVAGDLSTESIGVGTVVAYLKALARPEEDDVSWNRVLTMRYRLTDADLRRVNSHDDGTYAGVCNQPLEVFDEPNRIQEVREHIFRLLKLRETASLSHLYRELKRLTNIDWYLSEQERRDLAQLDEIIDQYGNDAVQPPLTPQFIDSLQHYDSLLEESGSAPTSQPELADDAVNVMTIHKSKGLDFPVVLMPRLTADEWEPGSRTYDTFESALSEGPESAFDKDSVAQDANEARRILHVGITRAEEILVLHGSRDEDDTDDERPVHDAVESILPESVPWRPGSGHLPIWRDLQECLPSDHADWTASLASTVVGDVSGQVTYGSEKLSASDGRDRVITFGNKLIEGSIEREPENRRFSIDALTGPMTPNPALQHSYTSLEAYEECPRQHFLDYVVNGFSDYRENGYGGDGISQRIVGLLFHDTAEIAAKEQAAERAEWYAICERLAGQRRATDELPVAKECIDRYFDLDLSGWEIVDAEREFQLEVDGHELVGFIDAVYRTPDSELVVIDYKATERHRDIDENKQLPLYLLACRDLYEEPITRAGYAYVGNIGPKIETRSFDEGELDSVRAAVSTTMDRINETSFSGYETGEHCRWCQHSSLPCGEEWRQENGGR
- a CDS encoding RecB family exonuclease; the protein is MRCKHVSSSLPEGFVVTDVTFLSPSRLATYADCQRKFDYEYVQKVNTPEKTRLYLNQGRAYHGTIEVVCEATSPEDDAHLIYDRAVEAFPEQWREHIDPDEYASNAHQEYQRLENLEAIKTFFDPDGGHGIDHARQSIATEKWLECVENGLGLRGRADNILRTDEGLHVIDYKRNLNDVITSYTASVLEDHLNGTDHDPKRVRNAFQAATYIEGVKQSDLYEDGMNVRFSFYGLLNRTSFESTPDGYEISVRGYPRDTTDIYEEYHDTIWNLLRRAHEGITSGSHDPDPFPLIHDEACPDCTFREMCVESLAEGVQR
- a CDS encoding PD-(D/E)XK nuclease family protein yields the protein MSEVQYFEGTLITVPFGTGDLISTVIEQYESLLNEYGPEDILVITGSPTSMDTFRDELEDTTPGAAVPRVTSLVVQATDVVNQTDDRAILSDAIRRELVHRFLEDQEWDSEHFQRAAEQPSFLSDIAQLMETITWQDVSFEKTPELVEVAELVEAFHKWLSEHDHLERGQLITEANAALSETEKRDDVVDVEAILTVEFEEFLPLDRRYLATLANGLELVCVAEENASVRRTWIEPGPITDYVSFSRTESTARTAPPSRPDATGAYLANETVHEDPEAGEVNVIPTETADEQIKKVADEIERLRDRENWEYEDFAVALKQSGSAVIETLRAFQQTGVPTESSTVTGFGDDPAIRELLQVVRYLAADDDDTRIELLEASVLDESILASIEQMEGLSSPLRRWATESNMKVRIAEETSPLNVRAQFGNVRRAFAMAEFVEDTSFIETTWKSFASMLERAHEYAPQQNQTSSTELDGGVRVDHLQAIKNGTFRAVFLLDIVDEEYPGSPSLTRLFSQERLSEMPDYPGVTQVEAEDVTNTFPTSSTASSRSFRRYHAEHARRRLAIGATAAGDRLYFCLYNHKDTALEERAQPSRFLTDAYRQLPWVKEATESEIRSERRAEEYLLSRIDNALADVRRSHSQDVTVSLDEVETELSEIQHLLSESGTRGEQLRDALQARIEFAAGGIRRD